DNA from Parageobacillus thermoglucosidasius:
AGATGAAATACCGGAAGCTTGGAAGAACGGGGTTAAAAGTAAGTGAAATTAGTTTAGGCAGCTGGCTTACATATGGCAATTCGGTTGAAAAAGAAACGGCGATCCGCGTCATTGATAAAGCGTATGAGTTGGGAATCAACTCGTTTGACACGGCAAATGTGTACGCGAAAGGGGAAGCGGAAAAAATCGTCGGCGAAGCGTTGCGCAAGTATCCGCGCGAATCATACGTATTGGCGACGAAAGTGTATTGGCCGATGGGGGACGGCCCAAACGACCGCGGCTTGTCGCGGAAACATGTGTTTGAGCAGCTTCACGCCAGCTTGAAGCGCCTGCAGTTAGATTACGTTGATATTTATTATTGTCATCGCTATGATAGTGAAACACCGATCGATGAAACATTGCGCACGATTGATGACCTTGTCCGTCAAGGAAAAGTATTGTATGTCGGTGTCAGTGAATGGACGGCCCAGCAAATTCAAGAAGCGCTTGGCACGGCCGATAAATATTTATTGGACCGCATCGTCGTCAACCAGCCGCAATACAACATGTTCCACCGTTACATTGAAAAAGAAATTATTCCTGTCTGCGAACAAAACGGCATTAGCCAAATCGTTTTCTCGCCGCTGGCGCAAGGGGTGCTGACCGGGAAATATAAACGCGGGCAAAAAGCGCCGGAAGGAAGCCGGGCGAGCGATCCGAAGTCAAATCAGTTTATAAACGACTTACTAAAAGAAGAAATTCTTGCTAAAGTAGAACAACTGGAAAAAGTGGCCGCCGAGCTCGGCATCACCCTGTCCCAGCTGGCGCTTGCATGGGTATTGCGCCAGCCGAACGTCGCAAGCGCGTTAATTGGCGCAAGCCGGCCGGAACAAGTGGAAGAAAACGTCAAAGCCGTAGATGTCCAATTAACAGAAGATGTGCTTGCGAAAATTGAACAAATTCTTGCATAGGCTAAAAAAGAGGCAAGCGGGAGGCTTGCTTCTTTTTTTGTGGCCGGCAGGCCGATGTAAAGGATTTCTCTTGCCCGCAGCGAAAAATATGAAAAAGAAAGATGAAGGAGGGAATTTAGCATGGGCGGCAGCGTGTATGGCTGTGAAGAAATCGTGTTGCGTGCCGATCAGACGTTAAAAGAAGCGGTGCAGCTGTTTATCTGCTATGAGATAAACGAAATTCCGGTAATCGACCATCAGCGCCGGGAGATAGGTCGGTTGACATGGAAGATGCTACTAAAAGCGTTGGCGGACAAATGGGATGATGATACAACAATAAAGGCTCTATGGAACGCACAGGAAACGGCAGTGGAACATATAGAAGAACAGCCGGCCGATGTTCTGTCCAAAAGCGATACGTCCGTTTCGGAGTTGATCACCGAGATCCAGCAGCTGAAACTGGAATTGCAAGAGGCACATAGCATGGTGGAGATGATGAAAACTGTTCTTGATTCGGCATATGAAGGAATCGCTGTCGTGGACGCGCAAGGCATTATTCGGGAAATAAATAAGGCATATTGTCAGTTTCTCGGCATTCGCAGGGAAGACGCAATCGGAAAACATGTAACAGAAGTCATTGAAAATACGAGATTGCATATTTGTATTGAATCGGGTATCCCAGAAAGAGGATTTATTCAAAAAATTTTTGATCAGCCAATGGTTGTGCATCGCATTCCAATTTGGCGAGAAGGAAAAGTGGTCGGGGCAATTGGGATGCTTATTTTTCAAGGAGTTTCGGAAGTGTATCAAATTTTTCAGCGAGTACAAGAGCTATCGCGTCAAGCGAGTCAAAAAGAAAGGCAGATAAAACGTGCGGCTTCTCCAAAAAAACAAATTTCAGGTTTGGATAGCATTGTCGGTCGCAGCCCAGCGATAGCGGAAATAAAACAAATGGTGAGAAGAGCAGCACGTGTGCCATCTACTGTGTTAATTACCGGAGAAAGCGGAACGGGAAAAGAAGTGCTAGCGAAAGCGATTCACCAATCGAGTCCGTACGTTGACGGCAATTTTGTCAGCGTCAACTGTGCAGCAATTCCTGAATCGCTTCTCGAAGCGGAATTGTTTGGCTACGAAGAGGGAGCGTTTACCGGAGCGAAAAAAGGTGGAAAGCCGGGAAAGTTCCAGCTTGCCCATAAAGGGACGTTATTTTTAGACGAAATAGGTGACATGCCGCTATATATGCAAGCAAAAATCCTGCGAGTGTTAGAAGAGAAAAAAGTGGAACGAGTCGGTGGCGTGGCGGAAATGGAGCTAGATGTTCGCATCATCGCCGCTACGAATAAAAATTTAGAGGAAATGGTACAAAAAGGCCAGTTTCGCGAAGACCTTTTCTACCGACTCAATATTATTCGCATTCATATTCCTGCTTTGCGGGAGCGAAAAATGGACATCCCTTATTTGCTTGCCTATCATATGGAAAGGATTTGTGAACAGTTCGGTTTAAAACAAAAAGAATTCACAAAAGAGGCAATGCAAGCGCTTATGGATTATTCGTGGCCGGGAAATATTCGCGAGCTTGTCAATGTAGTGGAATGGTTGGTTGGAATGGTGGACGGGCAAAAAATCGAAAAGGAGCACTTACCTTCCCATATTCTTTCTTCTGCTTTGTTTATAAAAAACAGTCATGAAAGGGAAGAAAGAAAAAACAGCATTGAGCAAACAGATGCTCATTGGCAGGACATTGTTGATTATTATGAACGTGAAAAAATCAAGCAAGCATTAATTGAGGAAAAGGGAAATAAAGCTGCGGCAGCGAGAAAACTTGGCATGCATCGGTCTACACTTTATGAAAAACTAAAAAAATATAATCTATAAATACGTTGGAATAATGTACAAATATGTATGGAATATGTCGGGGAGTTGTCGGGGCATCATTGCAGCGATAAAAAACTGAATATTTAAACTATAAGAAAAACAATGAAGATTCCGGTTTGGCATGATTTTTGCATGATTATCCTGTTGAAAGCGTTATCAAAAAAAGGAGGAGAAACAATGTCACAAGTGTATCAACTTCTCATGCCGAACCGGATTTTATATGGACGCGGTGCTTTTAACGAAATCGGGAATCAGGCGCGTCTACTCGGGAACAAAGTGCTGATTATCAGCGATCCAGTCATGGAGAAGCTCGGCAATGTCGCATGTTGTGAAGATCATTTACGAAAAAAAGCGCTTCCATTTGCCAAGTATACAGGGGTAGATACGGAGCCGACCGATATTCATGTTAAGGAAGCGCTCGAAGTTTGCCGCCAAGAGCAGTGTGATGTCATCATTGCCATTGGCGGAGGAAGCAGTATTGATACGGCAAAAGCGGTAGCAGTCATGATGGTGAATGAAGGAACGATTAGCGACTATGTGGGCAACGCCAAGCCGTTTGCGAACAAACCGCTTCCGCTCATTGCCGTTCCGACGACTGCAGGCACCGGTTCCGAGATCACGAAAGTTACAGTTATTATTGACACGAAAACGGACGTCAAAATGATGATTTCCCAGCCGGAATTATTGCCGGCTGTGGCGATTGTCGATCCGCTGTTAACCGTCTCATGCCCGCCGCCGGTTACCGCAGCAACAGGGATAGATGCGTTATGCCATGCGATCGAAGCCTATATTTCGCGGCGCGCCCATCCAGTGACTGACGTGTTGGCGCTATCGGCGATCGAAGCGATCATGGGAAATTTGCGCCAAGCGTATGAAAACGGCAACGATATTGCTGCGCGTGAGAAGATGGCAATCGGCGCGATGGTGGCAGGTGCTGCATTTTCCAATGCCTCAGTGACGCTTGTCCACGGGATGTCACGGCCGATCGGTGCACTCTTTCATGTTCCGCACGGCGTGTCGAACGCGATGCTGCTGCCGGGAGTGCTGGAATTTACAAAAGAGAGCGCGAAAGAAAGACTGGCGGCGATCGCCCGTCTGATCAAGCCGGAAGCAAAGAACGCCTCCGATGAAGAAGCGGCCGATGCGCTTATTTTGGAAGTGAAGCAGCTCTGCCGGGATCTCCATATTCCAAATATGAAAACATGGGGAATTGAAAAAGAACAATTTGACAAGGCTGTTGATAAAATGGCAGCTGATGCGCTAGCGAGCGGCAGCCCGGAAAATAACCCAAGAGTTCCAACCCATGAAGAAATTGTGCAACTCTATCATTTTTGCTATGATTATGATTTTCGTTCCACGCATTCAATATCGATCTAGTCAAAGAAAGGGGTTAATAGGGGAAGGGGAGAAAAGGTGATGGATCTTCTTGTTATCATTCTTGCTTTAGCATTGTTAATGTTAATTGCTTACAGGGGATTTTCTGTTATTCTTTTTGCACCGCTGTGTGCATTGCTGGCGGTCATTCTTACGGAGCCCGGCTACGCGCTGCCGTTTTTCTCGAATATTTTTATGGAAAAAATGGTTGGTTTTATCAAGCTTTATTTTCCTGTTTTCTTATTAGGGGCTATTTTTGGAAAATTGGTCGAAATGTCGGGAGTAGCATCATCGATTGCCAAAATTATTATTCAATTAGTTGGAGCCAAACGATCCATTTTAGCTATTGTTTTAATGTGCGCCATCTTAACTTACAGTGGGGTCAGCCTGTTTGTTGTCGCATTTGCTGTTTATCCTTTTGCTGCCAACCTTTTTCGTGAAGCGAATATTCCTAAACGGTTAATTCCAGGAACGATTGCTTTAGGGTCTTTATCGTTTACGATGGACGCTCTGCCAGGGACACCACAAATTCAAAACGTGATTCCTACATCTTTTTTTAAAACGGATATCTATGCTGCCCCAACGTTGGGAATCATCGGTTCCATTTTCATCTTCGTTCTTGGAATACTGTATTTGGAATCTCGGCGCAAAAAAGCGGAAGCAGCTGGCGAAGGGTATTACGGGTTTGACGATCCACGTTCAGAAATGGCTACCGCAGCAGAAGCAGAGGCGCTTCCCGACCATTTATCAGAAGGGACAACAAGTAAAGCGCGTCAATGGTTAGCCTTTTTGCCTCTTATTTTAGTAGGTGTGATGAATAAGTTTTTTACGGTAAATATTCCAAAATGGTATCCTAATGGTTTTGATTTTACCAAGATTGGCTTAAAAGAATTTGGAACGGTGGAACTTCCTAAAGTGGTTGGAATCTGGTCTGTCGAATTGGCGCTGGTGATCGGTATTGTCGCTACGATTGCTTATAATTGGAAAGGCATCGTGCAAGGGTTTAAAAACGGCGTAAATGCCAGCATTGGCGGCGCTTTATTGGCTGCCATGAATACAGGTTCAGAGTATGGATTTGGCGGTGTCATTGCAGCGTTGCCAGGATTTAGTATAGTTCGTGAAGGGATTTCTCATACTTTTACAAACCCATT
Protein-coding regions in this window:
- a CDS encoding aldo/keto reductase family protein, with product MKYRKLGRTGLKVSEISLGSWLTYGNSVEKETAIRVIDKAYELGINSFDTANVYAKGEAEKIVGEALRKYPRESYVLATKVYWPMGDGPNDRGLSRKHVFEQLHASLKRLQLDYVDIYYCHRYDSETPIDETLRTIDDLVRQGKVLYVGVSEWTAQQIQEALGTADKYLLDRIVVNQPQYNMFHRYIEKEIIPVCEQNGISQIVFSPLAQGVLTGKYKRGQKAPEGSRASDPKSNQFINDLLKEEILAKVEQLEKVAAELGITLSQLALAWVLRQPNVASALIGASRPEQVEENVKAVDVQLTEDVLAKIEQILA
- a CDS encoding sigma-54-dependent Fis family transcriptional regulator, whose amino-acid sequence is MGGSVYGCEEIVLRADQTLKEAVQLFICYEINEIPVIDHQRREIGRLTWKMLLKALADKWDDDTTIKALWNAQETAVEHIEEQPADVLSKSDTSVSELITEIQQLKLELQEAHSMVEMMKTVLDSAYEGIAVVDAQGIIREINKAYCQFLGIRREDAIGKHVTEVIENTRLHICIESGIPERGFIQKIFDQPMVVHRIPIWREGKVVGAIGMLIFQGVSEVYQIFQRVQELSRQASQKERQIKRAASPKKQISGLDSIVGRSPAIAEIKQMVRRAARVPSTVLITGESGTGKEVLAKAIHQSSPYVDGNFVSVNCAAIPESLLEAELFGYEEGAFTGAKKGGKPGKFQLAHKGTLFLDEIGDMPLYMQAKILRVLEEKKVERVGGVAEMELDVRIIAATNKNLEEMVQKGQFREDLFYRLNIIRIHIPALRERKMDIPYLLAYHMERICEQFGLKQKEFTKEAMQALMDYSWPGNIRELVNVVEWLVGMVDGQKIEKEHLPSHILSSALFIKNSHEREERKNSIEQTDAHWQDIVDYYEREKIKQALIEEKGNKAAAARKLGMHRSTLYEKLKKYNL
- a CDS encoding iron-containing alcohol dehydrogenase codes for the protein MSQVYQLLMPNRILYGRGAFNEIGNQARLLGNKVLIISDPVMEKLGNVACCEDHLRKKALPFAKYTGVDTEPTDIHVKEALEVCRQEQCDVIIAIGGGSSIDTAKAVAVMMVNEGTISDYVGNAKPFANKPLPLIAVPTTAGTGSEITKVTVIIDTKTDVKMMISQPELLPAVAIVDPLLTVSCPPPVTAATGIDALCHAIEAYISRRAHPVTDVLALSAIEAIMGNLRQAYENGNDIAAREKMAIGAMVAGAAFSNASVTLVHGMSRPIGALFHVPHGVSNAMLLPGVLEFTKESAKERLAAIARLIKPEAKNASDEEAADALILEVKQLCRDLHIPNMKTWGIEKEQFDKAVDKMAADALASGSPENNPRVPTHEEIVQLYHFCYDYDFRSTHSISI
- a CDS encoding GntP family permease — encoded protein: MDLLVIILALALLMLIAYRGFSVILFAPLCALLAVILTEPGYALPFFSNIFMEKMVGFIKLYFPVFLLGAIFGKLVEMSGVASSIAKIIIQLVGAKRSILAIVLMCAILTYSGVSLFVVAFAVYPFAANLFREANIPKRLIPGTIALGSLSFTMDALPGTPQIQNVIPTSFFKTDIYAAPTLGIIGSIFIFVLGILYLESRRKKAEAAGEGYYGFDDPRSEMATAAEAEALPDHLSEGTTSKARQWLAFLPLILVGVMNKFFTVNIPKWYPNGFDFTKIGLKEFGTVELPKVVGIWSVELALVIGIVATIAYNWKGIVQGFKNGVNASIGGALLAAMNTGSEYGFGGVIAALPGFSIVREGISHTFTNPLVNGAVTTNVLAGITGSASGGMGIALSAMGEKYVEMATNYDIPLEVMHRVVAMASGGMDSLPHNGAVITLLAVTGLTHRQSYRDIFAITIIKTIACFFVIVVYSLTGLV